A genomic region of Zalophus californianus isolate mZalCal1 chromosome 11, mZalCal1.pri.v2, whole genome shotgun sequence contains the following coding sequences:
- the CEP164 gene encoding centrosomal protein of 164 kDa isoform X16: MSRNGVDPGGSQPAKANEKEAPEDPADAGEGDPRKGEAEAAEEASDPKESRSDRSKESEVSEHVKELQLSDSTDSDPKSLLGLDFGFRSRISEHLLDVDVLSPVLDGARWEAQRLGREDKDGSQSGQDELQSKQSRGSESRPYSAALAGLTRLSPPLVPGRWQSPLHSQATEEGPPQASEGQPRQEQAEEPGEDSVVSPVPPPGSLRREETPDPPAAHERGKEQRSQATELGLGQEEAKEPEEKVAAGPAPPVSPEAEKRACHAMLGLKGKEQAVSGGRRGEKGERGPEPLLGFPWEGMGEAGRSTEPAAPPKQASLKAMEEAMAQDLEQDRRRLLESKREKMQQLREKLWQEEEEETLQLHQRKEKSLRSCPPLSSLKEQLRKATEEEETHMREEESRRLSQLRAQVQSSAEADEGRIRAEQEASLQRLREELESLQKAERASLEQQSRQMLEQLKEEVEASEKREHAALNAEKEAALQQLRKQLEGERKEAVAALEREHKAELERISSSLEAKHREIVSSLQKKMKEAQQKEETRLQESLSRAEQRAHQKVHQVLEYEQELSGLLQEKRQEVERDHERKMDKMKEEHQQVVAEAREQYEAEERKQRAQLLGHLTGELEHLRRSHERELEAMRQMQDRQLEDLQRRHREQERKLQDLEVELETRTKNVKAKLAQLDLQEETARREHQQLLDVQRQVALQSEEVTASYQHLEEAKKEHTHLLESNRQLQRLLAELQARKVGLESQVDALQTQNRRLQKHISDLEAEAQRKQDTLKELAAKESNASPRSEPDLHIEDLRKSLGTNQTKEVSSSLSQSEEEPNLSLDSVRHYLSAEGMALRSAKEFLVRQTRSMRRRQTALKAAQQHWRRELASAQEAAKDPPGTKALEDARKDLEEETRHLDEMKSAMRKGHDLLRKKEEKLNQLESSLREEASDEDTLRRASTKKVVTFDLSDTEDMSSSSSESCPLPHFNLTASATFPYKFHYLSSSLQRISSQLNGVLSMLGSLNPQPPPPLFASTPAPTPPRDLRSTPIPACPSLARVSAWPPAVPTSTQWAWGPGLGPTLSSSVAQTVDDFLLEKWRKYFPTGVPFLSSGPAPLENRLGYVSASEQLRLRQQSRSHGSGPEAGSTDFQSMIEANRKWLEHYRNDPKLHLFSSVPKPAATSGLLQLGLDENSSLRVYRY, encoded by the exons GACTTTGGTTTTCGCAGTCGGATCTCGGAGCACCTGCTGGATGTTGACGTGCTTTCCCCAGTCCTGGATGGAGCCCGCTGGGAG gcccagaggctgggaagagaaGACAAGGATGGCAGCCAGTCCGGCCAAGATGAGCTGCAGAGCAAGCAGTCCAGAGGCTCGGAGAG TAGGCCTTACTCCGCTGCTCTGGCTGGTCTGACCAGGTTGTCTCCTCCACTTGTGCCTGGGAGGTGGCAGAGTCCCCTTCACAGCCAGGCCACCGAAGAAGGGCCTCCGCAGGCCTCTGAGGGGCAGCCCAGGCAGGAGCAGGCAGAGGAGCCTGGGGAGGACTCTGTAGTCAGCCCCGTCCCGCCACCCGGTTCCCTGCGGAG GGAGGAGACCCCAGACCCACCTGCCGCCCACGAGAGGGGCAAGGAGCAGCGCTCCCAGGCCACGGAGCTGGGCCTTGGGCAGGAAGAGGCCAAGGAGCCCGAGGAGAAGGTGGCAGCCGGCCCTGCCCCGCCAGTCTCTCCAGAGGC AGAGAAGAGGGCGTGCCACGCCATGCTAGGCCTCAAGGGGAAGGAGCAGGCTGTgtcaggaggcagaagaggcGAGAAGGGAGAGCGTGGCCCAGAGCCTTTATTGGGGTTTCCATGGGAAGGAATGGGTGAGGCAGG GCGATCTACggagcctgcagctcccccaAAGCAGGCTTCACTGAAGGCCATGGAAGAGGCCATGGCCCAGGACCTGGAGCAAGACCGGAGGCGGCTCCTGGAGTCGAAGCGGGAGAAGATGCAGCAGCTGCGGGAGAAGCtgtggcaggaggaggaagaggagacccTCCAGCTTCACCAGCGGAAAGAGAAGTCTCTCAGGTCCTGCCCTCCCCTTAG TTCCCTGAAGGAGCAGCTGCGGAAGGCCACCGAGGAGGAGGAGACTCAcatgagagaggaggagagccGGAGGCTGTCCCAGCTCCGGGCCCAGGTGCAGTCCAGTGCGGAAGCAGATGAGGGCCGCATCAG GGCTGAGCAGGAGGCTTCCCTGCAGAGGCTGAGAGAAGAGTTGGAGTCTCTCCAGAAGGCTGAGAGGGCCAGCTTGGAACAGCAGAGCAGACAGATGCTGGAGCAGCTCAAGGAAGAGGTGGAGGCCTCGGAGAAGAGAGAGCACGCTGCCCTGAATGCCGAGAAGGAGGCGGCTTTGCAGCAGCTCAGGAAGcagctggagggggagaggaaagag GCCGTGGCAGCACTGGAGAGGGAGCACAAGGCCGAGCTGGAGCGGATCTCTTCCTCGCTGGAGGCCAAGCACAGGGAG ATtgtctccagcctccagaagaaGATGAAGGAAGCTCAGCAGAAAGAGGAGACCCGGCTGCAGGAGAGCCTCAGTCGGGCAGAGCAGAGGGCTCATCAGAAGGTTCACCAAGTGCTCGAATATGAGCAAGAG CTCAGTGGCCTCCTACAAGAGAAGCGCCAGGAGGTGGAAAGGGACCACGAGAGGAAGATGGACAAGATGAAGGAGGAGCACCAGCAGGTGGTGGCTGAGGCCAGAGAGCAGTACGAAGCCGAG gagaggaagcagcGGGCGCAGCTGCTGGGCCACCTGACTGGGGAGCTGGAGCACCTGCGCAGGTCGCACGAGCGAGAATTGGAGGCCATGAGGCAGATGCAGGACAGGCAGCTCGAGGACTTGCAGCGTCGGCATCGGGAGCAG GAAAGGAAACTCCAAGATTTAGAGGTAGAACTTGAAACCAGAACCAAAAATGTCAAAGCCAAATTGGCTCAACTGGACCTCCAG gAGGAGACAGCCCGAAGGGAGCATCAGCAGCTCCTTGATGTGCAGAGGCAGGTGGCGCTGCAGAGCGAG GAAGTCACAGCCAGCTATCAGCACTTGGAGGAGGCAAAGAAGGAGCACACCCACCTGTTGGAGTCAAACCGACAGCTCCAAAGACTCCTGGCTGAGCTTCAGGCCCGCAAGGTGGGGCTGGAGTCCCAGGTGGATGCGCTGCAGACCCAGAATCGGAGGCTGCAGAAGCACATCAG CGACCTGGAGGCTGAAGCTCAGAGGAAGCAGGACACACTGAAAGAGCTAGCAGCCAAGGAGAGTAACGCCTCCCCACGTTCTGAGCCAGATCTCCACATTGAGGACCTGAGGAAATCCCTGGGGACA AACCAGACCAAAGAGGtatcttcttctctctcccagaGCGAGGAGGAGCCCAACTTGTCCTTGGACAG TGTCCGGCACTACCTCTCTGCCGAGGGGATGGCCCTCCGCAGTGCCAAGGAGTTCCTGGTACGGCAGACCCGCTCCATGCGGAGACGGCAGACGGCTCTGAAGGCGGCCCAGCAGCACTGGCGCCGGGAGCTGGCCAGTGCTCAGGAGGCTGCCAAAGATCCCCCAGGCACCAAGGCCCTGGAAGATGCGCGCAAGGACCTGGAGGAG GAGACCAGGCACCTGGATGAGATGAAGTCGGCCATGCGGAAGGGCCACGACCTgctgaggaagaaagaggagaagctGAATCAGCTAGAATCATCTCTTCGGGAGGAG GCTTCAGATGAGGACACTCTGAGACGAGCTTCCACCAAGAAGGTGGTGACATTTGACCTCAGCGacacagaagacatgagcagTTCAAGCTCCGAATCCTGCCCCCTGCCTCACT TCAACCTGACTGCAAGTGCCACCTTCCCCTACAAGTTCCACTACTTGAGCAGCTCCCTGCAGCGGATCAGCAGCCAGCTGAACGGTGTCCTCAGCATGCTGGGCAGTCTCAACCcgcagccaccaccaccactcttCGCTTCCACACCGGCACCCACCCCGCCCCGGGACCTCAGGAGCACCCCCATAcccgcctgcccctccctggcccggGTGTCAGCCTGGCCACCGGCGGTGCCCACATCCACCCAGTGGGCCTGGGGCCCCGGGCTGGGCCCCACGCTCTCCTCCTCCGTGGCTCAAACAGTGGACGACTTCCTGTTGGAGAAGTGGCGCAAGTATTTTCCAA CTGGAGTCCCGTTCCTCAGCAGCGGCCCTGCCCCACTGGAGAATAGGCTGGGTTATGTGTCTGCCAG TGAGCAGCTGCGCCTCCGGCAGCAGTCCCGTTCGCACGGCTCCGGCCCTGAGGCGGGCAGCACAGACTTCCAGAGCATGATTGAGGCCAACCGAAAGTGGCTAGAACATTACAGGAATGACCCCAAGTT ACATCTCTTCTCTTCAGTGCCCAAGCCGGCAGCTACCTCAGGCCTTCTGCAGCTGGGCCTGGATGAGAACAGTAGCCTGAGGGTGTATCGCTACTGA